The following are encoded together in the Halomonas halophila genome:
- a CDS encoding succinylglutamate desuccinylase/aspartoacylase family protein produces MARAPFELADVRVAPGSRQQIDVPAARLYTHAPLTIPVEVVHGRQPGPVMLVCGGIHGDEINGVEIVRRLLRSRQLKGLRGTLIGVPIVNVFGFVQHSRYLPDRRDLNRCFPGSESGSLGSRIAALFREQIVDQATHIIDLHTGALHRTNLPQIRARLTPGSETERMADAFGAPVILNAELRDGSLRHYAESRDIPVLTYEAGEALRFDEWAIAPGVRGVLRVMRRLGMLTGERRRRPPPAAEVAGGSSWARAPIDGILRPQVRLGARVAAGELLGRVADPFGNAEGEVRAVADGIVIGMSRLPLANEGEALFHIARFDAIEEAESAVESFQSSLDPPPDALY; encoded by the coding sequence ATGGCCCGTGCTCCCTTCGAACTCGCCGACGTCCGGGTGGCGCCGGGCAGTCGTCAGCAGATCGACGTGCCGGCGGCCCGGCTCTACACCCATGCGCCGCTGACCATCCCGGTGGAGGTGGTCCATGGCCGCCAGCCGGGGCCGGTGATGCTGGTCTGCGGCGGCATCCACGGCGACGAGATCAACGGCGTGGAAATCGTGCGCCGGCTGCTGCGCTCGCGGCAGCTGAAGGGGCTGCGCGGGACCCTGATCGGCGTGCCGATCGTCAACGTCTTCGGTTTCGTCCAGCACAGCCGCTACCTGCCCGATCGGCGCGACCTGAACCGCTGTTTTCCGGGCAGCGAGTCGGGCTCGCTGGGGAGCCGGATCGCGGCCCTGTTCCGCGAGCAGATCGTCGACCAGGCGACCCATATCATCGATCTGCACACCGGCGCCCTGCATCGCACCAACCTGCCCCAGATCCGCGCTCGGCTGACGCCCGGCAGCGAGACCGAACGCATGGCGGATGCCTTCGGCGCGCCGGTCATCCTCAACGCCGAGCTGCGTGACGGCAGCCTGCGCCACTACGCCGAGAGTCGCGACATCCCTGTGCTGACCTACGAGGCCGGCGAGGCGCTGCGCTTCGACGAGTGGGCCATCGCGCCGGGCGTTCGCGGTGTGCTGCGGGTGATGCGCCGGCTCGGGATGCTGACCGGCGAACGTCGACGCCGGCCACCGCCCGCCGCCGAGGTGGCCGGCGGCTCGAGCTGGGCGAGGGCGCCGATCGACGGCATCCTGCGGCCGCAGGTGCGTCTCGGTGCAAGGGTGGCCGCGGGAGAGCTGCTGGGACGGGTGGCCGACCCCTTCGGCAACGCCGAGGGCGAGGTACGGGCCGTGGCCGACGGCATCGTGATTGGCATGAGCCGCCTGCCGCTGGCCAACGAGGGGGAGGCGCTGTTCCATATCGCGCGCTTCGATGCGATCGAGGAGGCGGAGAGCGCGGTCGAGAGTTTCCAGTCGAGCCTCGATCCGCCCCCCGATGCCCTGTACTGA
- a CDS encoding TetR family transcriptional regulator → MARRTKAEAEATRVALLDAAEEVFFEKGVARTSLEQIARHAGMTRGAVYWHFKNKADLFRAMVDRVRMPFEELVKESEADDARPLEAIRLGCQQGVQRLEQPRHRRVHAILLHRCEFFSDIDPQAMQSEMASECLDALRGYFTTARQLGQLRDDVSPELATRLLQSIMSGLYHDWLRDPEAFSLAERSRELIDAQLRLLSRPPA, encoded by the coding sequence ATGGCCAGACGTACCAAGGCCGAAGCCGAAGCCACTCGCGTGGCCCTGCTCGATGCCGCCGAGGAAGTGTTTTTCGAGAAAGGGGTGGCCCGCACCTCGCTGGAACAGATCGCCCGCCACGCCGGCATGACCCGCGGCGCCGTCTACTGGCACTTCAAGAACAAGGCCGACCTGTTCCGGGCTATGGTCGACCGGGTGCGCATGCCCTTCGAGGAACTGGTCAAGGAAAGCGAGGCCGACGATGCCAGGCCTCTCGAGGCCATCCGCCTGGGCTGCCAACAAGGAGTGCAGCGCCTGGAACAGCCGCGCCATCGACGCGTGCACGCCATCCTGCTGCATCGCTGCGAGTTCTTCAGCGACATCGACCCCCAGGCCATGCAGAGCGAGATGGCCAGCGAATGCCTCGACGCCTTGCGAGGCTACTTCACCACCGCCCGCCAGCTCGGCCAGCTGCGTGACGATGTCTCCCCCGAGCTGGCCACCCGCCTGCTGCAGTCGATAATGAGCGGGCTCTATCACGACTGGCTACGCGACCCCGAGGCCTTCTCGCTGGCCGAGCGCAGCCGTGAGCTGATCGACGCCCAGCTGCGACTGCTCAGCCGCCCTCCCGCCTAG